In a genomic window of Halanaerobiales bacterium:
- the hydF gene encoding [FeFe] hydrogenase H-cluster maturation GTPase HydF, which translates to MSLNKTPQSERTNIAIYGKRNAGKSSLLNAITAQETSIVSTVKGTTADPVKKAMELIPVGPVLFIDTAGLDDKGELGAKRAKRSKKMMERTDFALYVMAADDFDLNALKDAKRDFKRFNISYLVVVNKIDEISDKKLQNLKDEFPDFVFVSAVENENILGLKDKLKKRIEDKAKETPILGDLVPYNGKVIMVVPIDSEAPKGRLILPQVQSIRDCLDHGLKSLVVRDTELESAIKDFEPDLVVTDSQAFKRVGEMVPAEITLTSFSLLFARYKGDLEEFIKGIEVLKNLTPDHKILISETCTHDVSCEDIGRVKIPGLIENDLGQRPEIEVVGGMDFPENLKEYDLVIHCGACMLNQKAMQTRINFCKEQGVPITNYGMTIAYYHGILERAMEIFKFSSFMV; encoded by the coding sequence ATGAGTTTAAATAAAACACCTCAATCTGAAAGGACTAATATTGCAATTTATGGCAAAAGAAATGCAGGTAAGTCTTCACTTTTAAATGCAATCACTGCTCAGGAAACTTCTATAGTTTCTACGGTGAAGGGGACAACTGCTGATCCTGTAAAAAAGGCAATGGAGCTTATTCCAGTTGGCCCTGTCCTTTTTATAGATACAGCCGGTCTTGATGATAAAGGTGAACTGGGAGCAAAGAGAGCAAAAAGAAGTAAAAAAATGATGGAAAGAACTGATTTTGCTCTTTATGTCATGGCTGCAGATGATTTTGATTTAAATGCTTTAAAAGATGCTAAAAGGGATTTTAAGAGATTTAATATTTCCTATCTGGTTGTTGTTAATAAAATTGATGAAATTTCTGATAAAAAATTACAGAACTTAAAAGATGAATTTCCTGATTTTGTCTTTGTTTCAGCTGTAGAAAATGAGAATATACTTGGTTTAAAAGATAAATTAAAGAAAAGGATTGAAGATAAGGCAAAGGAAACTCCAATTTTAGGTGACCTTGTACCTTATAATGGAAAAGTAATTATGGTAGTTCCTATCGATTCAGAAGCACCTAAGGGAAGACTTATTTTACCTCAGGTTCAGTCTATTCGTGATTGTCTTGATCATGGTCTAAAAAGTCTGGTGGTAAGAGATACAGAACTTGAATCTGCTATAAAAGATTTTGAACCTGATTTAGTAGTTACTGATTCACAGGCTTTTAAAAGAGTTGGGGAAATGGTGCCTGCTGAAATAACTTTAACATCTTTTTCTCTGCTTTTTGCCCGCTATAAAGGGGATCTTGAAGAATTTATAAAAGGAATAGAAGTTTTAAAAAACTTAACTCCTGACCATAAAATTCTTATCTCTGAAACCTGTACTCATGATGTATCCTGTGAAGATATAGGGAGAGTGAAGATTCCCGGTCTTATTGAAAATGATTTAGGACAAAGGCCGGAAATTGAGGTAGTAGGGGGTATGGATTTTCCAGAGAATTTAAAAGAATATGATCTGGTGATTCACTGTGGAGCCTGTATGTTAAATCAAAAGGCAATGCAGACCAGGATAAATTTTTGTAAAGAACAGGGAGTACCAATCACCAATTATGGAATGACAATAGCCTATTATCACGGGATTTTAGAAAGAGCTATGGAGATTTTTAAATTTTCTTCTTTTATGGTATAA